The sequence GTAACTGGTAACTGGTAACTGGTAACTGGTAACTGGTAACTGATAACTGACCCATGCCAACTAAAAATCGAGAATTATAACTAAAGATCATGGCAAACTTAAAAGAAATTCGCGATCGGATTGATTCAGTTAAAAATACTCGTAAAATTACTGAAGCGATGCGCCTCGTTGCAGCAGCCAAAGTGAGACGGGCGCAAGAACAAGTGAGTTCAACTCGTCCCTTTGCTGACCGTCTAGCACAAGTTCTCTATAACCTGCAAAGCCGTCTCCGCTTTGAAGATGTTGACCTTCCCTTACTGGATAACCGTGAAGTAAAATCCGTTGGTTTACTCGTTGTATCGGGCGATCGCGGTTTGTGTGGGGCATACAACGCCAACGTGATTAAGCGAGCACGTCAACGAGCCGAAGAATTAGAAGCAGAGGGCATTGATTACAAATATATTTTAGTGGGGAGTAAAGCAACCCAGTTTTTCACCCGTCGTCAAGCCCCAGTTGAAGCCAATTACACCAATTTAGAACAAATTCCAACGGCAGAAGAAGCCTCGGATATTGCAGATGAACTGCTTTCTCTGTTCTTATCGGAAACCGTGGATCGGGTGGAATTAATCTATACCAAATTTGTGTCTTTAATTAGTTCCCGCCCTGTGATTCAAACCTTACTTCCTTTAGATCCTCAAGGGTTGGAAGTTTCTGATGATGAAATTTTCCGTTTAACCACCAGAGGGGGAGACTTCGACGTAGAACGAGAAAAAGTTGAGAGTGACACTCGAACTCAAACTTATCCTCGGGATATGCTATTCGAGCAAGATCCAGTGCAAATTCTAGATGCACTTTTGCCCTTGTATCTCAACAACCAGTTATTACGAGCCCTGCAAGAATCTGCAGCCAGTGAGTTAGCCTCACGGATGACAGCAATGAATAACGCCAGCGACAACGCAACCGACCTCATTAAAACCTTGACGTTATCTTACAACAAAGCACGTCAAGCTGCGATTACCCAAGAGATTTTAGAGGTTGTCGCAGGTGCAGAAGCCCTCGGTTAATGCTCTCAAAAGTGTCTCATTTTCCTCTCTCTTTCTGGGAGAGGTTTTTTATCTGAATGTGACGATTCATCCCCCATTAGACCGTCAGTGTTAATGGGGGATGAATCGTCACGCCTCAAACAGAAGTCCGACAGGACACTCTTAAATCTTTGTGTTAGAACAAATTTAACCAGCAAGTTCAGCATAAAATGTTTGTTTTAGAGTTTAAGGTCAAAGCCAAAAAAACTCAATACCAAGCCATTGATGAAGCAATTCGGACGACTCAGTTCATCCGAAATAAATGCCTTCGTTACTGGATGGATAATCAAGGCGTTAACAAATATGCTTTGAACAAACTCTGCAAACAATTAGCAGAAGAGTTTTCTTGGGCGAAAGAATTAAACTCGATGGCTCGACAATCGGCTGCTGAACGAGCTTGGTCTGCAATTAGTCGGTTTTACGATAACTGTAAAAAGGGAATCAAAGGTAAAAAAAGGGTATCCCCAGTTTCAGAAAAACAACCGAAGCGTTGAATATAAAACCTGCGGTTGGAAACTGGACTTAAACACCCGAAAGCATATTACTTTCACCGACAAAAAGGAATTGGTCGAGTTAAGTTAGTTGGGACTATAGACCTCCATTTCTATCACCCTGATGAAATTAAACGAGTCCGTTTAGTTCGTCGTGCTGATGGATATTACTGCCAATTCTTAATCAATAAAGAAGTTAAAGAACAATTAGAACCCACTAAGAAAACCATTGGCTTAGATGTTGGTTTAGAGTCATTTTACACCGACTCTAATGGACATAAAGAACCCAATCCTCGTTTCTTTAGGGAAGGTGAACAGAAGTTAAAACACCTTCAACGTCGCCTTTCTAAGAAACAGAAAGGTTCATCTAATCGCAAAAAGCTAGACAGAAGTTAGGAAAAGCACATTTAAGAATAAGTAGGCAGCGTAAAGAACATACGAGTGCGACTCGTTGGGTGGTGAAGTCGCAGGGGTCTCAAACCTCTTTTCGAGCCATCCCAGACGAAAACTCCCCTTGGAGTCCGTCTGAACTCTATCTCCTTATTGGTGAGGCTCATTTGCCAAGTCCAATCATCCCAGTGTGCGGGATGACATCGCTACCCTTATCAAAACGTTGGTTACGTGAAGATAAAGCAGGGTAGTTAAATGTGGGATAAGTCTGAACTCGCTTGACGACCTCCTGCTAGAACGTGACTATGGCTAGGAGACGAACTTACGCTTGAACCATCGTAATCCTTACCCTGAGAAAGGAGTTGACACTCAGGACACAAAAGGTGAAGACGGTTGGATTTAAGCATTCGTATTCTTAAATCGCGCATCAAAATACCGTCGGTGGATAGTAAGGGTCTAAGGTCACAATCAAAGGAAATAGGGAACGAGTTAACCCCTCGGATATCTCTCAGTCAAGGTCGATAGACTGAGTAGCCAAACCAAAGGCGCAAAATCTGGGTCATCTGTCAGGATACCGAAGGGTGGGATTGAGTTAGAAGCGAACGCCCTCTATAAAAGGAGGGATATGCTGACGAACTCACTGTAAGACAAAAGATAGGGGTACTAAGTAGAGTTAATAAGTTATGAGACAGTCCTCTGGGCTAGTTACTAAATATAGACGATGGTTTTGGCTTTCTTTCTTGACCTTCCGAATGGATGACCCGACGTGGTTGTGGCGGAATATCAATTGGAAGAAAGTTGAAGTCAAAGTTTTTAAGCTCCAAAAGCGCATCTATCAAGCGTCCCAACGTGGTGATGTCAAAAAGGTTCGTAAACTCCAAAGATTGTTGTCAAAGTCCTTTTACGCAAAGCTGTTCGCAGTGAGAACCGTATCGCAGGACAACCAAGGAAAAAGAACGGCTGGTGTGGACGGGGTTAAATCGTTAACTCCTCCCGAAAGGTTGACCTTGGCTGGTTCACTTCAATTTGCAAATAAATCAAAGCCTGCTCGAAGAGTATGGATACCAAAATCCGATGGCTCTAAACGCGGGTTAGGAATACCGACTCTTTATGAACGGGCTAAGCAAGCTGTACTAAAACTGGCATTAGAACCAGAATGGGAAGCAAAGTTTGAACCTAACTCTTATGGATTCAGAAAAGGACGAGCTTGTCACGATGCCATAGAAGCAATATGGAATGGATTAAGAACTAAGGACAAATACGTCCTAGATGCAGATATATCCAAATGTTTCGACCGTATCAACCATGATTACTTACTACAAAAATTGAATACATCTCCGACCTTCGCTCGACAGATTAGAGCGTGGCTAAAAGCAGGAATCGTTGATGGTGGGTCATTATTTCCCACAAAAGAGGGTACTCCACAAGGCGGGGTCATTTCTCCGTTATTAGCAAATATAGCCCTTCATGGGTTAGAAACCATAGTCAGGGAATACATTGTCAATCAACCCCCAGAAAGGGTTGGAATAAAAGGTAAACGGGACAAATTAAGAACCCTTGACTTTGTAAGATATGCAGATGATTTCGTGTTAATGCACTGGAATCGGGAAATTGTGGAGGAATGTAAAGTAATAATTGAGGATTTCCTCTCTAAAATTGGTTGTGAATTGAAACCATCGAAGACACGCATTTGCCATACCGCCAAAACTGTAGAAGATGATAAAGTGGGTTTCGACTTCTTGGGGTTCACAATTCGACAGTATGAGGTAGGAAAACATCAGCATGGCAAGAAAAAATCGAATTTGATGACAATAATCAAGCCCTCGGACGAAAAGGTGAAGCTACATTATCAAAAACTGGCTGATACCATCGACCGTCATCAAGCATCGAATCAGATAAATTTAATCCAAGAATTAAATTCTATCATCAAGGGATGGTCTAATTATTACTCAGCCTGCTGTAGTTTTGAAACCTTCAAAGACTTAGATAACAAGATAGTGGTCTAAAACTTCGTCGATGGGCAAAACGCCGTCATCCTAATAAGAACTGGGAATGGGTTACTAATAAATACTGGAGACAAGCTGTCAAAAGTAGGAAAGATAAATGGGTCTTCTCATCAACAGATGGACTCTACCTAATAAAGCATAGCTGGACACCTCACCCAAAATTATGTGAAAGTGAAAGGAGATGCTTCACCGTTCAATGGGGACTGGCGTTATTGGAGTTCCAGAATGGGTTCATACCCTGACGTAAAGGTTGAAGTTGCAAAACTTCTTAAAACCCAAAAAGGAAAGTGTGCAATTTGCGGACTACACTTCCAAGATGGAGATTTGTGGGAGGTTGACCATATAACGCCTCGTAGTAAAAAGGGTAAAAATACCCTAAGAAATAAACAACTTCTCCATCGACATTGCCATGATGTAAAATCTCGTAATGATGGTAGTTATGAAGGATGTGCCTAATGACAATAGGTTGTCTTAGAGAGGAGCGAAGTGAAGGGAAACTTTCATGCTTCGTTCTGAAGACCAGTAGGGAGGGCGACTTCCCTGCTGAGTTTAACAGAGACTCGCACGTTGCGTAGTAAGGTCTAACGACCTGATTGCCTATGAAAACTTAAAAGTGTCTAATCTGGTTAAGAACCACTGTTTAGCTAAGTCAATCTCAGATGTTGGTTGGTATCAGTTTCGAGTCTGGTTAGAGTATTTTGCAAATCAGTTCGGGAAGGTAGCTGTTGCTGTTCCTCCTCAATATACAAGTCAAGAATGCTCTAACTGTGGTCGAATTGTGAAGAAGTCTCTATCTACCAGAACCCATGCTTGTCAGTGTAGGACGATTCTAGATAGAGATGAAAACGCAGCCATTAACATACTGAGAGAAGGACTCCGTACTGTGGGGCGCACAGGAACGGCTGGCTTCGAGCCAGACTCAACGCTTGGGGAGAGACTCGCCTCTACTTCAGTTGTTTCCGAACAATTGGAGCAAGCGAACTCGTCCTGTGAACCTAGTTTACAGGTTAGAACCAAGAATCTCCCGTTAAAATCTCCGATTTAACGGGAGAGCGTCAATGATTGATATATTCAAGACGAATCTTATGGGTTTCCACGAGAGTCAGAGCCTTATTTTGTCCCACTTGCAAGGATAAGTTTCTCAGCGCCCCTCCTTGCAACTGCTCAATGTGAATACTGCTTGCTAATTGATTGAGATCAGGGTTGGCTGCTTCAATGGTGAAATCTCGGAGTTCGATGTCAGCTAAACTGTTTTGAGGAGGCTGGGGCTGGACTTTCAAAACAGCAGAGACTGGCGGTTTCAAAAAAGACCGTAAAATTGTTCCTTGTCTTCCCTCACCAATGATTAAAGTCTGGCTACGGTGAACTTCTAAAGGCTGAAATAACTCAATTTCACCGAGGGGTAAACGAACTTCAACAAGCCCAGTTGCAGGGAGATTATTCATTAAAGTTTGTAAAGCTTTGGCATCATCTTTGCCATCATTGGGAATAATGCCATAATCAATGGCTTGCACCACTGTTGTCGGTATGGGTTGGGCTGTTAGTTGACGAGTTTTCCACCAACTCGGTAGATCTTGACCAATTTCAATCATGCCCCACTGCCAACACAAAAAGATCATAAAACTACACATTTGAGTGTAAAGCAAAAACTGGGATGATTTTTTTTGCACTTGTTGTCCCCAACTCAACTGATTCTTCCCACCTTTGTTATTCCCATGGCGATTTGTCCATTTTTGTTGGGAAAGATTCATGCGAGTAAAGATTTTAATTAAAGCAGTCCACCATTGAGTAAACAACATAATTGGTAAGTGGACTAACTTGAGAAGAGAAGGTCGTCCCCAAAACACCATCAAGAGATATAAGCAACGGGTTAACACTAACCAACAGGCGATTATGCTAGCAATGATCCAGTTCCCTAAGAGCAAAGAAATCACCAGCAGACCTGGACTGATCAGGGTTGTCCACATATTGATCCCTTGATCGAGAACACACAGCCAAGTCAAGAAACCAGTGCGATGGGGACCCAAGGCTAAAGCCCGAGTGCCATTGCGAAGTGTATTTCCAGACCAGCGCCTGATATTTTGATACGCTCGACTCATTAGAGACCCGGAAATGGTTTCAATGGTATAAACCATGACATCAGGCAGATAAATCATGTCATAGCCTTCTCGCAGCAACCAATACCAAGTGGTTTTATCATCTCCCGATAAGAAGCGAAACTGTCCCCACAGCCAATCATTGAGAAAGTCTCTGGCAAGTAAGCCTCGAAATGTCGGATCGAGAGCAGCTTCGGCTCGAAAGAAGGAGCAACGTCCAGTTAGACACAGCACCTTATTCGATAAGGCATGAGAACACATATAATGGTGGCGTTGAGAAAAGCGCAGGTGTAACCATTCGGAAAAGAGATAAGAGCCATGGACTTCGGGCATCTCATTCGTGGTTAATCCCCCCAGTTTTGGAAAAAGTCGGAAAAAGGGTAAAGAGTTACGGATACTGCCAGGCATTAACTCGGAGTCTCCATCCATTAAGGCAACAATACCGTCAGCAGGAAAACCGGATTCATGTAAGGCTTCTAAACCAGCAACTAATGCACCACGTTTGCCTTGAGCCGGATCAGAAACATTCAGTAGTTTCACGGTGTTTCGGCTCGGATCTTCTTCTGTTAAGATTTGCGCGATCGCGCGGTTTTCTTCTGCTGTTGTGACAGGAACCAGTGTCAGAGGAGAATTCAAGGTTTGGGCTTCTCTGGCAATCGCTCGGAAAACGCGGTCTGTAATCCAAGGTTTTTCCTTATAGGTGGGAATCACAATGGCAAACCGAGGTAAAGTGGCTATTGGAATGTGACGGGCTTTCCGACGCCAACGGGGAAAAACCCAGATGCGATAGGCGACAGAGCGTAAGGCATGAAAGATCAGCCATGACCATCGCCACAACCCAATTGCCCCCAAGACCACGAAATCGTTCAACGTGATTGTGTTTAAATCGTGAACCTCATGGCGCAGCCCATAGAGCGTCAATAAGAATAGTAGGGCAAGGGAGAAAACAATCAATTTCCCCCAGAAAACCTGCATTGGAGATGGTTTTAGCATATCTCTTTCAGCACCAATCTTCCCAAACCTCAATCTAAGTTTTTTGTAGCTGTTTAACGTTTTGATCGGTTTCACAAGAAACGACACTGCCCATGGGATAGTAAGACTCTTGTGGAGAGGCTAAATTAATGATCGCAATCTGCTTCGGAAGGGCTTGCATCGCTGCTTTAAACTCAGGGCGATTATGGGAGACGATCACCGCTTCTACCCCCGCTAATGCTGCCTCCAGACTGGGACGATTAATTTTCTCAATTTGGGGAAGTTGACGCTCTAAATATTCTCGATTCGCCCCAACCAGTTTTTCGGGTTGTACATCGGGATCAAAAACTTGGATATCCCTATGATCGCGCCAGAGATCGTCAATCAGTTTGAGGACAGGACTTTCCCGTAAATCATCGGTATTGGGTTTAAAACTTAATCCGAGAACAGCAATTTTCCTGACATTTAAATCATAGACTTTGAGAGCAGCAGCGCGAACTTGACGTTCATTACTGGGTAAAATCGACTGTAAAATCGGTAAATTTTCCCCTAACTGCTGACCATGAAACGTAATTGAGCGCAGATCTTTCGGTAAGCAAGACCCACCAAACGCAAAGCCTGGACGCAAATAAGCAGAAGAAATATTGAGTTTCGTATCGGCGCAAACCATTTGCATCAGTTGATCGCCATTAATGCCCAAGCGGTCACTTAAACGACTAATCTCGTTGGCAAAACCAACTTTCAAGGCATGGAAGGCATTATTCGTTTGCTTGAGCAGTTCCGCAGTTTCAATTGCTGTCCGATACACTTCACCAGGAATTCCCGCATAAAGTTGAGTGGCAATGTCTCCTGATTTAGGATCAAACTCTCCCACAACAGTATAAGGGGGATCAAAGAAATCATTGATTGCAGTGGATTCCCGTAAAAATTCAGGATTCATCACTAAACCAAAGTCTTCACCGCAAGTTTTTTGGGAGTGGCGTTCTAATATCGGCAAGACCACCTTGCGGGTTGTCCCTGGGAAAATGGTACTCCGCATCATGACAACGTGATACCGAGAGGTTTCGCGCAGTCCATCACCGATTTCTGCAGCAACACCGCGCACATATTGGAGTCCTGTACTACCATCTGGTGCGCTAGGAGTCCCAACACAAATTAAGGAAATATCAGCACTAGCGACTTCAGGAATACCGTTACTTACCCCCCGAATTTTACCCTGACGCACGCCAGCTTGGATCAGTTCATCTAAACCCGGTTCTTTAATAGGGCTTTTACCTTCATTCAGGGCTGTGAGTTTTGCCTCTAGCTTATCAACGCCAACAACCTCATGACCCATTTGGGCAAAACAACCGGCTATGACTGTGCCCACATAACCTAGACCCCAGACAATAATTTTCATTGACTATCAACCTCACTCATTATCTTAGATAGATTCTTCATCCGATTCAGCTAGAAACTCTGGCTGTATCATGAGTTTCTAGTAATTTAAGAGAATATACTGGATTAACTTGTCTTAAGTTAGCATAATCTCAGTTAATTTGTCTAGAATATTTTGATCGCTTCTCCGTGTAATTCAAGATTTTCTTTTAAGTATGACAGCCATTAAGAAAGCAGATTCTTGACCCAGCGTGGCACAAACCGCGTTACCTGTTGTTGCCAAGATTTGTTTTCTGTACTGAAGGTTAAGCGAGTGGGTTTTCCTAAGCCACAAAATTGGTCAGTGTTTTTATGGGCTGGCGGTGGAGGGATCATCACCTTGACCCGAGAAAGTGATTTGCCCACTAATTCGGGTGCAATGGAAGGAACAAGAGCCTGTACCTGTAACCGTTTTGATCGCTCGACATCTCCTAAAGGACTCACGCCTTGAATCAACTCCAATTCACCTGTAATAGCTTGCTCAGAGTTCCCCAATTCCACTAAAACGGGTTTTTGGGGATTAATCCGAGCAGCTGCTTCTGCAGAGATGACTGCTTCGGCCCAAAGTTCATTACAATCGAGAAGTGTCAAGACTTGTTCTGATTGATTGACCGTTTCTCCTTGCTCAGACTCCGTACTATAAACCACAGCATCAAGGGGGGAAGTGACTGCTAGAGCTTGGCGGTCACTGTATTGAGATTGGGCTTGGCGCAGTCTCTCTTCGGCGATACGCACATCGGCACGGAGGGTATTGATGAGAATGGTTTGGTCTTGAATTTGTTGACGGAGTTGGGTGGTTTCTTCCACAAAACTATCCCCCCAGTTGGGATAGCGGTTCATAGCAATTCGTTCTTGGGAAGCACGAAATGCAGTTTCTGTGGAACTGAGGTCTTCTTGTGCTCGCTGCACTTCTGCTTGAGCCACGCGCCAAGTGGATTCGGCTTGATCAACCACTTGTTGCGCGATCGCGCCTTCTGCTCTTAAATTACGAAATCGTTCGTAATCCAAACGGGCTGATTTTTCTTGGGCTTGAGCTTTTTCTAACCCTGCTTCTTTCTGGCGGACATCCCGACGATTAATTTCATTTTCCACAGTCCATAGCCGTTCATATTCCGATTCTTGTTGAGTCAGACGGGATTGTAAGAAAGCAAGAGATTGTTGGGCTGCAAGAAGTTGATTTTTCTTAGTTTCCACTTCTCCCTGTAGTTGCAATAAAGCCTGTTCAGTATCTTGAGAACGACCAATTTGCATCAACACTTGACCAGAGCGGACAGAAGTTCCTGGGCGAGGGTAAAAGGCTTCAAGCGTACCGTCAATGGGAGAACGCAGCCGTAACACACGACCATTAACCACCCCATTGTCAACAATAATTCGTGAAGCACGATGAGTAAACGCGATCGCGCCAATACCGATGAGTGCGCTTCCCATACTGATTAATAAGGTTCCCGTTAGGATGCGTCGCCATAGTTGCGGTTTTTCTGGTAGTTCTACTGCTGGAGAAGGAGTTAATTCCCCTTTACTGGCGGGACTGCTTAAAGGTGTAATGGTTTCGCTGGGTCGAGTCGCCAGTGCTTTACTATTGTCAGAACTTTTGAGTAAAGGAGCTTGCTCTGGGATGGCAGTTGCTTGATGCAAATGATTCCCTTGAATCGCGTGGAATCCTGCTGCTTGAACCAGTTTGAGGGTACTTTCATCGGTAATAAATTTAGCGGTGACTTGACCGAGGGATTGGCAAAAACTTAAAGTTGCTTTGGCAAAGGCTTCACTTTTGGGATCATCTTGTAGCCGTTTTAGAAACTGTTGATTCAGTTTAATGGTGTCGATCGGTAATGCTTCACATTTGGCTAAAGATAAATCATGACTGGCAAAGTCATCGAGAACAATGAGACAGCCAAGATTTTTCAGTTCT comes from Halothece sp. PCC 7418 and encodes:
- a CDS encoding EAL domain-containing protein, yielding MAEQQLSINSNYKKTSWTSNPEAIFERGTFELWYQPVYDIETGAVLYNEVLLRWRDEQEQLHLPPEFLPILGKAGLLARVDALVMQKALLALSHNSSLQLSVNLSQETLGNREFLEELELSLQEKNIDPKRLRFEITESAIAQDFSQALTFLTELKNLGCLIVLDDFASHDLSLAKCEALPIDTIKLNQQFLKRLQDDPKSEAFAKATLSFCQSLGQVTAKFITDESTLKLVQAAGFHAIQGNHLHQATAIPEQAPLLKSSDNSKALATRPSETITPLSSPASKGELTPSPAVELPEKPQLWRRILTGTLLISMGSALIGIGAIAFTHRASRIIVDNGVVNGRVLRLRSPIDGTLEAFYPRPGTSVRSGQVLMQIGRSQDTEQALLQLQGEVETKKNQLLAAQQSLAFLQSRLTQQESEYERLWTVENEINRRDVRQKEAGLEKAQAQEKSARLDYERFRNLRAEGAIAQQVVDQAESTWRVAQAEVQRAQEDLSSTETAFRASQERIAMNRYPNWGDSFVEETTQLRQQIQDQTILINTLRADVRIAEERLRQAQSQYSDRQALAVTSPLDAVVYSTESEQGETVNQSEQVLTLLDCNELWAEAVISAEAAARINPQKPVLVELGNSEQAITGELELIQGVSPLGDVERSKRLQVQALVPSIAPELVGKSLSRVKVMIPPPPAHKNTDQFCGLGKPTRLTFSTENKSWQQQVTRFVPRWVKNLLS
- a CDS encoding nucleotide sugar dehydrogenase — protein: MKIIVWGLGYVGTVIAGCFAQMGHEVVGVDKLEAKLTALNEGKSPIKEPGLDELIQAGVRQGKIRGVSNGIPEVASADISLICVGTPSAPDGSTGLQYVRGVAAEIGDGLRETSRYHVVMMRSTIFPGTTRKVVLPILERHSQKTCGEDFGLVMNPEFLRESTAINDFFDPPYTVVGEFDPKSGDIATQLYAGIPGEVYRTAIETAELLKQTNNAFHALKVGFANEISRLSDRLGINGDQLMQMVCADTKLNISSAYLRPGFAFGGSCLPKDLRSITFHGQQLGENLPILQSILPSNERQVRAAALKVYDLNVRKIAVLGLSFKPNTDDLRESPVLKLIDDLWRDHRDIQVFDPDVQPEKLVGANREYLERQLPQIEKINRPSLEAALAGVEAVIVSHNRPEFKAAMQALPKQIAIINLASPQESYYPMGSVVSCETDQNVKQLQKT
- the ltrA gene encoding group II intron reverse transcriptase/maturase, whose translation is MDDPTWLWRNINWKKVEVKVFKLQKRIYQASQRGDVKKVRKLQRLLSKSFYAKLFAVRTVSQDNQGKRTAGVDGVKSLTPPERLTLAGSLQFANKSKPARRVWIPKSDGSKRGLGIPTLYERAKQAVLKLALEPEWEAKFEPNSYGFRKGRACHDAIEAIWNGLRTKDKYVLDADISKCFDRINHDYLLQKLNTSPTFARQIRAWLKAGIVDGGSLFPTKEGTPQGGVISPLLANIALHGLETIVREYIVNQPPERVGIKGKRDKLRTLDFVRYADDFVLMHWNREIVEECKVIIEDFLSKIGCELKPSKTRICHTAKTVEDDKVGFDFLGFTIRQYEVGKHQHGKKKSNLMTIIKPSDEKVKLHYQKLADTIDRHQASNQINLIQELNSIIKGWSNYYSACCSFETFKDLDNKIVV
- a CDS encoding F0F1 ATP synthase subunit gamma, coding for MANLKEIRDRIDSVKNTRKITEAMRLVAAAKVRRAQEQVSSTRPFADRLAQVLYNLQSRLRFEDVDLPLLDNREVKSVGLLVVSGDRGLCGAYNANVIKRARQRAEELEAEGIDYKYILVGSKATQFFTRRQAPVEANYTNLEQIPTAEEASDIADELLSLFLSETVDRVELIYTKFVSLISSRPVIQTLLPLDPQGLEVSDDEIFRLTTRGGDFDVEREKVESDTRTQTYPRDMLFEQDPVQILDALLPLYLNNQLLRALQESAASELASRMTAMNNASDNATDLIKTLTLSYNKARQAAITQEILEVVAGAEALG
- a CDS encoding HNH endonuclease, giving the protein MGSYPDVKVEVAKLLKTQKGKCAICGLHFQDGDLWEVDHITPRSKKGKNTLRNKQLLHRHCHDVKSRNDGSYEGCA
- a CDS encoding glycosyltransferase yields the protein MNDFVVLGAIGLWRWSWLIFHALRSVAYRIWVFPRWRRKARHIPIATLPRFAIVIPTYKEKPWITDRVFRAIAREAQTLNSPLTLVPVTTAEENRAIAQILTEEDPSRNTVKLLNVSDPAQGKRGALVAGLEALHESGFPADGIVALMDGDSELMPGSIRNSLPFFRLFPKLGGLTTNEMPEVHGSYLFSEWLHLRFSQRHHYMCSHALSNKVLCLTGRCSFFRAEAALDPTFRGLLARDFLNDWLWGQFRFLSGDDKTTWYWLLREGYDMIYLPDVMVYTIETISGSLMSRAYQNIRRWSGNTLRNGTRALALGPHRTGFLTWLCVLDQGINMWTTLISPGLLVISLLLGNWIIASIIACWLVLTRCLYLLMVFWGRPSLLKLVHLPIMLFTQWWTALIKIFTRMNLSQQKWTNRHGNNKGGKNQLSWGQQVQKKSSQFLLYTQMCSFMIFLCWQWGMIEIGQDLPSWWKTRQLTAQPIPTTVVQAIDYGIIPNDGKDDAKALQTLMNNLPATGLVEVRLPLGEIELFQPLEVHRSQTLIIGEGRQGTILRSFLKPPVSAVLKVQPQPPQNSLADIELRDFTIEAANPDLNQLASSIHIEQLQGGALRNLSLQVGQNKALTLVETHKIRLEYINH